A genome region from Planctomycetota bacterium includes the following:
- a CDS encoding NAD-dependent dihydroorotate dehydrogenase B electron transfer subunit codes for MRGLWNGEATVLGQVRYAPNCWKITLEVPARDPIDAGQFCHILTDEALDPLLRRPFSYWDAAAAPGGGTRVDLLYTVVGRGTELLSRRRPGDRVGYLGPLGIGLTPASSGTCVFVAGGVGIVPFYLFSRRLAAGG; via the coding sequence ATGCGCGGCCTCTGGAACGGCGAAGCGACCGTGCTCGGCCAGGTCCGCTACGCGCCCAACTGCTGGAAGATCACCCTCGAAGTTCCCGCCCGGGATCCGATCGACGCGGGTCAGTTCTGCCACATCCTGACGGATGAAGCGCTGGATCCGCTGCTGCGCCGTCCGTTCAGCTACTGGGACGCGGCGGCCGCCCCGGGGGGCGGCACGCGGGTGGATCTTCTCTACACGGTGGTGGGCCGGGGGACGGAGCTTCTTTCCCGCCGCCGGCCGGGCGACCGGGTGGGATACCTCGGTCCGCTCGGAATCGGGTTGACGCCGGCGTCCTCGGGGACGTGCGTCTTCGTGGCCGGCGGGGTGGGCATCGTTCCGTTCTACCTTTTTTCGCGCCGGCTGGCGGCGGGGGGCCA